Proteins encoded together in one Camelina sativa cultivar DH55 unplaced genomic scaffold, Cs unpScaffold00980, whole genome shotgun sequence window:
- the LOC104774009 gene encoding transcription termination factor MTERF6, chloroplastic/mitochondrial-like — LKSSVGLTEDGIQSVVMNFPQLVCRDVTKVLKPNYDYLRECGFGDAQIAIMVSGYPPILIKSIKNSLQPRIRFLVQVMGRGIDEVASYPEFFHHGLKKKVESRFKLVKRNNIVCSLREMLDCSTKKFHDKFGFSESVFQISSIPTLFL; from the exons CATGAATTTTCCACAACTTGTGTGCAGAGACGTTACCAAGGTTCTCAAACCAAATTATGATTATCTGAGGGAGTGTGGGTTTGGAGATGCCCAGATAGCAATCATGGTGTCTGGTTATCCCCCTATTTTGATTAAGAGTATTAAGAATTCACTACAACCTAGGATCAGATTCCTAGTCCAGGTGATGGGAAGAGGCATTGATGAAGTGGCTTCTTATCCTGAATTCTTTCACCATGGATTAAAGAAGAAGGTAGAATCACGGTTTAAACTTGTCAAAAGGAACAACATTGTCTGCAGCCTTAGAGAAATGCTCGACTGTAGCACAAAGAAATTTCATGACAAGTTTGGCTTTTCAGAG AGTGTTTTCCAGATATCATCGATTCCAACACTTTTCTTATGA